The Hypomesus transpacificus isolate Combined female chromosome 6, fHypTra1, whole genome shotgun sequence genomic interval ATGGCGACAACAAACTTTCAATACTATAATCATTTCAAGTGGAACAACAAGGAATGAAGATGTGTAAAAAGgtttcttttttgtcttttttaatttttctGTGCCGAGGACAGGGGGCGCTCtagttctctcctccttctccagcctcGGCCTCATCTGCTGCATTGTCAGACGTCCATAGCTGCAGgaagtagagggggggggggacagcatGCATAAAGCACTCTGTTACAGTGTACAAAACACCCCTTATATCAGTGAATCACTATCACATGACTGAGCAAGTGCTTAAGAAAAACAGAGGAACTGCCTCGTTTGGAAAATACATCAGATCAATAGTGAAAATGCTGGGGAggtgcagtggtgtgtgtgtgtgtgtgtgtgtgtgtggggctgcagtGCTGGGAGGAGGCCAGAGGCTCTTACTGTGAGGTTGTCCCTGAGCAGCTGCATGATGAGCGTGCTGTCTTTGTACGAGTCTTCACTCAGGGTATCGAGCTCTGCGATGGCATCATCAAAGGCCTGCAAGCACACGCACGTACAGTGGTTCACATTTGGGTTGCACATTTCATGCATTTTCCTTAACTGATAGTTGAACATGTTAACCATCAATCATCGATTAATCATTAAGACTAAATACAAAAAGCACAAACAATTTAACGGAACAGCCAGAGCTTGCGGTGGTAATGATGATTATAGTGGAAACCCTGGGGTGCAATTACTGCCATTTCTACACTGACAATGGAGACGACAAATGTCATCAGTTGATACATTGTCAACTGGTTAAATTCTTAACAGCAAATAACCGATTAATGATAAATCATGAACATCCCTTGTTCACATACATATGAACAGGGAGATGAatgtgtgcccgtgtgtctACAGATGAACCTTACCTGCTTGGCCAGGGCACAGGCCTTCTCTGGAGAGTTGAGGATCTCAtagaagaagacagagaagtTGAGTGCCAGGCCAAGGCGGATGGGGTGTGTGGGCTGCATGTCCTTCTTGCTGATGTCAAACGCCTCCTGGTAGGAGTCTTGAGAGTTGGATATCGTCTCTGAGGAAACCAGGAAGGAAGGCGACATTTAGATTGATGGCAGGGACAGTGACATTTGCAAAGGTTGAGAAACCAGAATTCAGACGATGTGACTAGTAGCAACGAGACAACGTAATGTCAAGAGGCCTCAGGGTACGAGTGGGGTCATAGACATGGAGCCTATGTAGGCCACTGTCATTTCCTTAGCTGTCGAGTATCCTGAGTCAGTACTGACCACTCCAACCATATCTGGTAGTGATACATGAAGTACTGTGCTTAAAAGAATCCCTTCCATAAAGCAACTTCACCTTTTTATCTTTAGTGCATAACTATTCTTCCTGCATTAGCTAGGCTACATGTCACCCATATAGAAGCAAGTTAGTGAAACACTTAACAGTAACTCAGTCGTATAGTGCCAAGGAATTTCCTTCCGTTTTAGAGTGAATTGAGGGGTCATGCTGTTGTTGGGGAGAGAGGATTGGCGACTCAGACAGCAGTAATCCTGACTCGTAtgatgtgtgggggtggggggcggacTTGGGAGCAAAGGGGCCTGACAGCAAGTTAGCGGAGGCCTGActcactgggagggaggggcagccgGGTGAGGGAGGGCAAGCTAGGGAACGTTCATAAACACATCACCCATGTTTAGAGCCCAAACCCACCCAGCCTGAACTAAACAAACAAGCTTGCCGTCCCCTGGAGCGCACGTCTGGATCCagctccaacacacacagagctaagCAGAACTCCAAGCCTTCTAGCCAGAGAACAGCAGCTTGCTGGGTCAGGGATGCTTGAGTAAGAACATGGTAAATACCCTTGAGGTCCACAATCATTTCATGTGAAAGAAAGAATTCCAGTCCAAAACCAGATTGCCTAACTACACTGGCCTCATTGACAATCTGGCAGCTGTCCTCAGCAACATTATAAAACATcaaaaagcatctgctaaatgaataagatGAAATGTGTCTTACTTGACCACAGTAACATATGCGGATTAAACTGCTCCATGTGCACCACCTCATTCTCACTGAAATACTGGCTATGTCCAGGGCAGAGCCTGGCCCCTGGTGTGAGACTAGGGCTGGACTTACCCTTCTTGTCATCCACTGAAGCCACTTCGGCCAGGTATCTGTAGTAGTCTCCCTTCATCTTCAAGTAGAAGACTTTGCTCTCTGAGTTGGGGGCGTTGTCAATCAGGTATTTGCTCAAAAGTCCCTGTaaatggagaggggagagagtaaTTACAAGTCATTGTGCTTTGGTATCTACCACAATGGTACCAAGATGACAACACAGGACTTTGAAATGAGTCCTTAGTGGATATTACCACTTTAAACCAAGAAGACAGAAAATACACTTTTGGAaaatgggagaggaggggcatgtGTCAGGTTATCCCCATAACCCATAGATGTGGTGGGATATTTCTTTTGGTGGC includes:
- the ywhaqa gene encoding tyrosine 3-monooxygenase/tryptophan 5-monooxygenase activation protein, theta polypeptide a, translating into MDKTELIQKAKLAEQAERYDDMAASMKNVTEQGADLTCEERNLLSVAYKNVVGARRSAWRVISAIEQKTEGSDKKLQMVKEYREKVESELREICNDVLGLLSKYLIDNAPNSESKVFYLKMKGDYYRYLAEVASVDDKKETISNSQDSYQEAFDISKKDMQPTHPIRLGLALNFSVFFYEILNSPEKACALAKQAFDDAIAELDTLSEDSYKDSTLIMQLLRDNLTLWTSDNAADEAEAGEGGEN